A portion of the Leifsonia sp. EB41 genome contains these proteins:
- a CDS encoding ATP-dependent helicase, protein MSDVLDRFSPATREWFRGAFAAPTDAQTGAWEAISHGRHALVIAPTGSGKTLASFLWAIDRLASEERPPDARPGTRVLYISPLKALGVDVERNLRAPLVGVTQTARRLGAEPPHVSVGVRSGDTSSSDRRALVASPPDILITTPESLFLMLTSQARETLRTVETVIVDEVHAVAATKRGAHLALSLERLDALLEKPAQRIGLSATVRPPEEVARFLGGSSPVEIVAPPAGKRFDLRVVVPVEDMSELGTSTYASDNDDGSAPQAGSIWPHVEEAIVERVLEHRSSIVFANSRRLAERLTARLNELYEERLLGGEAGGASARPPAELMGGSGQTKGSAAVADPESLVLARAHHGSVSKEQRALIEDDLKSGRLRCVVATSSLELGIDMGAVDLVVQVEAPPSVASGLQRVGRAGHQVGEVSRGVVFPKHRADLIHSAVATERMVAGLIETMRIPTNPLDILAQQTVAATALEPLDADDWFDTVRRSAPFATLPRSAYDATLDLLAGRYPSDEFAELRPRIVWDRDAGTLTGRPGAQRLAVTSGGTIPDRGMFAVYMVGERASRVGELDEEMVYESRVGDVFALGSTSWRIQEITHDRVLVSPAFGEPGRLPFWKGDGIGRPAELGAAVGAFVRELSAASPADAELRCVEAGLDAFATANLLAFLREQKEATGHVPTDRTLVVERFRDELGDWRVVLHSPYGMQVHSPWALAVQARVRERYGIDAGAMAADDGIIVRIPDTESTPPGGELFVFEPAELDELVTLEVGGSALFASRFRECAARALLLPKYNPGKRSPLWQQRQKASQLLDVARKYPSFPIILETVRECLQDVYDLPALDEVAQSIAQRRITLVEAATETASPFARSLLFGYVAAFMYEGDSPLAERRAAALSLDAGLLAELLGRAELRELLDPSVIERVELQLQRLDPERRVRGEEGVADLLRLLGPLTVAQVAERLHGEEAGDRAPTDAVATVDDAADAPSAAPHATPAIAHAHLTSLVDAKRALAVTIAGEERFAAIEDASRLRDALGVPLPIGVPVAFIEPVDDPLGDLVSRYARTHGPFEVAEVASRFGLGPAIVHDALRRLSRDGRVVEGEFRPHATGSEWCDAEVLRRLRRMSLAALRQEVEPVETATFARFLGDWQHVGSTLRGVDAVASVIEQLAGARIPASAWESLVLPSRVADYSPAMLDELTATGEVIWAGDGSLPGNDGWISLNLADSAPLTLAPPTDHGPDELQRDVLAALALGGGYFFRQLSDSLGAERGEAIEDAVLVTALWDLVWAGLVTNDTLAPLRTLTGGGGGAHKRPRQPTRSRMYRGRVGAPRTSAMVTRMGPPTVAGRWSLLPERDLDSTVRAHGQAETLLDRYGVVTRGSVMNEGTPGGFALAYKVLSGFEDSGRARRGYFVETLGAAQFASGPTVDRLRTFARDHTQPRPFDTVALAATDPANAYGAALPWPAVPATTEGVEGGTGHRPGRKAGALVALVDGELTLYVERGGKSLLCFADQQDDGVRPALVAASRALAGLVTSRRVDKLAIETVNGANVLGSPLGAALAEAGFLPTPRGLRLRG, encoded by the coding sequence ATGAGCGACGTGCTCGACCGGTTCTCCCCCGCGACCCGTGAATGGTTCCGCGGGGCCTTCGCCGCGCCCACCGACGCCCAGACCGGAGCGTGGGAGGCCATCTCGCACGGGCGGCACGCGCTGGTCATCGCGCCGACCGGTTCGGGCAAGACCCTGGCCTCGTTCCTCTGGGCGATCGACCGGCTGGCGAGCGAGGAGCGGCCGCCCGACGCCCGCCCCGGCACGCGCGTCCTCTACATCTCGCCGCTGAAGGCGCTGGGTGTGGACGTGGAGCGCAACCTCCGTGCGCCGCTGGTCGGCGTCACTCAGACGGCGCGGCGGCTCGGCGCCGAGCCTCCGCATGTCTCCGTGGGCGTGCGCTCCGGCGACACGTCGTCGTCCGACCGCCGGGCGCTGGTCGCCTCCCCGCCGGACATCCTGATCACCACGCCCGAGTCGCTCTTCCTCATGCTCACGTCGCAGGCGCGCGAGACGCTCAGGACGGTCGAGACCGTGATCGTGGACGAGGTGCACGCCGTCGCCGCCACCAAACGCGGTGCGCACCTCGCGCTGTCGCTGGAGCGGCTCGACGCCCTGCTCGAGAAGCCGGCCCAGCGCATCGGCCTGTCCGCCACGGTGCGGCCGCCGGAGGAGGTCGCGCGGTTCCTCGGCGGCAGCTCGCCGGTGGAGATCGTCGCGCCGCCCGCGGGCAAGCGGTTCGACCTCCGGGTGGTCGTACCGGTCGAGGACATGAGCGAGCTCGGCACCTCCACCTACGCAAGCGACAACGACGACGGCTCCGCGCCCCAGGCCGGCTCGATCTGGCCGCACGTGGAGGAGGCGATCGTCGAGCGAGTGCTGGAGCACCGGTCCTCGATCGTGTTCGCGAACTCGCGCCGACTGGCCGAGCGGCTCACCGCCCGGCTCAACGAGCTGTACGAGGAGCGGCTGCTCGGCGGGGAGGCGGGAGGCGCGTCCGCCCGGCCCCCGGCGGAGCTGATGGGCGGGTCCGGACAGACCAAGGGCTCCGCCGCCGTCGCCGACCCGGAGTCGCTCGTGCTCGCCCGCGCGCACCACGGCTCGGTCAGCAAGGAGCAGCGCGCCCTCATCGAGGACGACCTCAAGTCCGGGAGGCTGCGCTGCGTCGTCGCGACCTCCAGCCTGGAGCTCGGCATCGACATGGGCGCGGTGGACCTCGTCGTGCAGGTGGAGGCGCCGCCCTCGGTCGCGAGCGGGCTGCAGCGTGTCGGCCGGGCGGGCCACCAGGTGGGCGAAGTCTCGCGCGGGGTCGTGTTCCCCAAGCACCGCGCCGACCTCATCCACTCGGCGGTCGCCACCGAGCGGATGGTCGCCGGCCTGATCGAGACCATGCGGATCCCGACGAACCCCCTCGACATCCTCGCCCAGCAGACGGTGGCGGCGACGGCTCTGGAGCCGCTCGACGCCGACGACTGGTTCGACACGGTGCGCCGGAGCGCGCCGTTCGCGACGCTGCCGCGCAGCGCCTACGACGCGACCCTCGACCTGCTCGCCGGCCGTTACCCGTCCGACGAGTTCGCCGAGCTGCGGCCGCGCATCGTCTGGGACCGCGACGCGGGCACGCTCACCGGGCGCCCGGGCGCGCAGCGGCTCGCCGTGACCAGCGGCGGCACCATCCCCGACCGCGGGATGTTCGCTGTCTACATGGTCGGCGAGCGCGCCAGCCGGGTGGGCGAGCTGGACGAGGAGATGGTCTACGAGTCGCGCGTCGGCGATGTGTTCGCGCTCGGCTCCACGAGCTGGCGCATCCAGGAGATCACCCACGACCGCGTGCTGGTCTCGCCCGCGTTCGGCGAGCCCGGCCGGCTGCCGTTCTGGAAGGGCGACGGCATCGGCAGGCCCGCGGAGCTGGGCGCGGCGGTCGGCGCGTTCGTGCGCGAGCTGAGCGCCGCCTCCCCCGCCGACGCCGAGCTGCGCTGCGTGGAGGCCGGGCTCGACGCGTTCGCGACGGCCAACCTCCTGGCGTTCCTCCGCGAGCAGAAGGAGGCCACCGGTCACGTCCCGACCGACCGCACTCTGGTGGTGGAGCGGTTCCGCGACGAGCTCGGCGACTGGCGCGTGGTGTTGCATTCCCCGTACGGCATGCAAGTGCACTCGCCCTGGGCGCTGGCCGTGCAGGCGCGCGTGCGCGAGCGGTACGGGATCGACGCGGGCGCGATGGCGGCGGACGACGGGATCATCGTGCGTATTCCCGACACGGAATCCACGCCGCCCGGCGGCGAGCTGTTCGTGTTCGAGCCTGCCGAGCTGGACGAACTGGTGACCCTGGAGGTCGGCGGCTCTGCGCTGTTCGCGTCCCGGTTCCGCGAGTGCGCGGCCCGTGCGCTGCTGCTGCCGAAGTACAACCCGGGCAAGCGGTCGCCGCTCTGGCAGCAGCGGCAGAAGGCGTCGCAGTTGCTCGACGTGGCTCGCAAGTACCCGAGCTTCCCGATCATCCTGGAGACGGTGCGAGAGTGCCTGCAGGACGTCTACGACCTGCCCGCGCTGGACGAGGTGGCGCAGAGCATCGCCCAGCGCCGGATCACGCTGGTGGAGGCCGCGACCGAGACGGCCTCGCCGTTCGCGCGGTCGCTGCTGTTCGGCTACGTCGCGGCGTTCATGTACGAGGGCGACAGCCCGCTCGCAGAGCGGCGGGCGGCGGCACTGTCGCTCGACGCGGGGCTGCTGGCCGAGCTGCTGGGTCGCGCGGAGCTGCGCGAACTGCTCGACCCGTCGGTGATCGAGCGGGTGGAGTTGCAGCTTCAGCGGCTCGATCCGGAGCGTCGCGTGCGCGGCGAGGAAGGCGTGGCCGACCTGCTGCGGCTGCTCGGGCCGCTGACGGTGGCGCAGGTCGCGGAGCGGTTGCACGGCGAGGAGGCGGGTGACCGGGCTCCGACGGACGCCGTGGCGACTGTCGACGATGCAGCCGACGCACCCTCCGCAGCCCCGCACGCCACTCCCGCCATCGCTCACGCCCACCTCACATCCCTGGTCGACGCCAAGCGCGCCCTGGCCGTGACCATCGCGGGCGAGGAGCGCTTCGCCGCCATCGAGGACGCGAGCCGCCTGCGCGACGCGCTCGGCGTCCCGCTCCCGATCGGGGTGCCCGTCGCGTTCATCGAGCCGGTGGACGATCCCCTGGGCGACCTGGTCAGCCGGTATGCGCGCACGCACGGCCCGTTCGAGGTCGCGGAGGTCGCCTCCCGGTTCGGTCTCGGCCCCGCGATCGTGCACGACGCGCTGCGCCGGCTGTCCCGCGACGGCCGCGTCGTGGAGGGCGAGTTCCGCCCGCACGCGACCGGCTCGGAGTGGTGCGACGCGGAGGTGCTGCGGCGGCTGCGGCGGATGTCGCTCGCCGCGCTCCGCCAGGAGGTCGAGCCGGTCGAGACGGCGACGTTCGCGCGATTCCTCGGCGACTGGCAGCACGTCGGCTCCACTCTTCGCGGCGTGGACGCGGTCGCGTCGGTCATCGAGCAGCTCGCCGGGGCGCGCATCCCGGCCTCCGCGTGGGAGTCGCTGGTGCTGCCCAGCCGCGTCGCGGACTACAGCCCGGCCATGCTGGACGAGCTCACTGCCACCGGCGAGGTGATCTGGGCGGGCGACGGCTCGCTGCCGGGCAACGACGGCTGGATCAGCCTCAATCTCGCCGACTCGGCCCCGCTGACGCTCGCCCCGCCGACCGACCACGGTCCCGACGAGCTGCAACGCGACGTCCTGGCGGCGCTCGCGCTCGGCGGCGGGTACTTCTTCCGGCAACTCTCCGACAGCCTCGGCGCCGAGCGCGGCGAGGCGATCGAGGACGCCGTGCTGGTGACCGCGCTGTGGGACCTGGTCTGGGCGGGCCTGGTCACCAACGACACCCTCGCTCCGCTGCGCACGCTGACCGGCGGCGGCGGCGGCGCCCACAAGCGGCCGCGGCAGCCCACCCGCTCCCGGATGTACCGCGGCCGGGTCGGCGCCCCGCGCACCTCCGCGATGGTCACCCGGATGGGACCGCCGACCGTCGCCGGCCGCTGGTCGCTGCTCCCCGAGCGCGACCTGGACTCCACGGTCCGCGCGCACGGCCAGGCCGAGACGCTGCTCGACCGGTACGGCGTCGTCACCCGCGGTTCGGTGATGAACGAGGGGACGCCGGGAGGCTTCGCCCTGGCCTACAAAGTGCTCAGCGGCTTCGAGGACAGCGGGCGCGCGCGCCGCGGCTACTTCGTGGAGACGCTCGGCGCCGCGCAGTTCGCCAGCGGCCCGACCGTGGACCGCCTGCGCACCTTCGCCCGCGACCACACGCAGCCTCGACCGTTCGACACGGTCGCCCTCGCGGCGACCGACCCCGCCAACGCGTACGGCGCGGCGCTCCCCTGGCCGGCCGTCCCAGCAACGACCGAGGGCGTGGAGGGCGGCACCGGCCACAGGCCCGGTCGCAAGGCGGGCGCGCTGGTCGCCCTGGTCGACGGCGAGCTCACCCTCTACGTGGAGCGCGGCGGCAAGAGCCTGCTCTGCTTCGCCGACCAGCAGGACGACGGTGTGCGCCCCGCGCTCGTGGCGGCCTCCCGCGCACTGGCCGGCCTGGTGACCTCCCGCCGCGTGGACAAGCTCGCCATCGAGACGGTCAACGGCGCGAACGTCCTCGGCAGCCCGCTCGGCGCGGCGCTCGCGGAGGCGGGGTTCCTCCCCACGCCGCGCGGTCTCCGGCTGCGAGGGTGA